One Halobaculum roseum DNA segment encodes these proteins:
- a CDS encoding FAD-dependent oxidoreductase, producing the protein MTDHDVAVVGGGPAGASTAVFLARSGLDTVVYDRGRSSIGRCAHLENYLGFPAGIDVETFYALAHDHIETAGGTLVDDMVESVERIDGDGDGGDDDNDGDRDDSNCDRAGDEANGFRVTPQEGDPITATRVVAAARYDGEFLRGLDDEDAMFETHDHDGETHRHFARDYADDEGATPVEGLYVASPSPETDAQAIAAAGRGAMVARRVLADVRIADGWWPEAAEGVDWVRREAELTSEWAERERWVEWFDEHHAEHAPVDVDSERFRRVREAYLDEGRSPYLPDDEIEARAASGHRTLAGHLDPEAVVDAHDAADLLDAIDDGTIRAYLDGRDHDGAAIATSTDASAETGE; encoded by the coding sequence ATGACTGACCACGACGTGGCCGTCGTCGGCGGCGGTCCCGCCGGCGCCTCGACCGCCGTCTTCCTCGCCCGAAGCGGACTTGATACGGTCGTGTACGACCGTGGCCGCTCATCGATCGGCCGGTGTGCGCACCTCGAGAACTACCTCGGCTTCCCCGCCGGCATCGACGTGGAGACGTTCTACGCGCTGGCACACGACCACATCGAGACCGCCGGCGGAACGCTCGTCGACGACATGGTCGAATCGGTCGAGCGCATCGACGGCGACGGCGACGGCGGCGACGACGACAACGACGGCGACCGCGACGACAGCAACTGCGACCGCGCCGGCGACGAGGCAAATGGCTTCCGCGTGACGCCGCAGGAGGGCGACCCGATCACGGCGACCCGCGTCGTCGCGGCCGCCCGCTACGACGGCGAGTTCCTCCGCGGCCTCGACGACGAGGACGCGATGTTCGAGACCCACGACCACGACGGCGAGACGCACCGACACTTCGCTCGCGACTACGCCGACGACGAGGGCGCGACGCCCGTCGAGGGGCTGTACGTCGCGTCGCCGTCGCCGGAGACGGACGCCCAGGCGATCGCCGCGGCGGGCCGGGGCGCGATGGTCGCGCGGCGCGTGCTCGCCGACGTGCGGATCGCCGACGGCTGGTGGCCGGAGGCCGCCGAGGGCGTCGACTGGGTCCGACGTGAGGCGGAGTTGACGAGCGAGTGGGCCGAGCGCGAGCGCTGGGTCGAGTGGTTCGATGAACACCACGCCGAGCACGCGCCCGTCGATGTGGACTCCGAGCGCTTCCGACGCGTCCGCGAGGCGTACCTCGACGAGGGGCGTTCGCCGTATCTGCCCGACGACGAGATCGAAGCCCGGGCCGCGAGCGGCCACCGCACGCTTGCGGGCCATCTCGACCCCGAAGCCGTCGTCGACGCGCACGACGCCGCGGACCTGCTTGACGCGATCGACGACGGGACGATCCGTGCGTACCTCGACGGACGTGACCACGACGGGGCGGCGATCGCCACTTCGACCGACGCTTCCGCCGAGACCGGCGAGTAG
- a CDS encoding zinc-ribbon domain-containing protein, whose amino-acid sequence MTDITTLLDRDDTDAVRARLADRREGDARERKDLLRALRSAAEDDAAAVGRVADAVVPYLTDPDRAVRLSTAKVFVAVAERSPERVVRVRDALAERLADEDEFYYVRARAAEALGYAAVADPAAVASPELLADLRIGLAFDEREVREKLAKALEHVALADPDRLRHRVADLAEHLDDDAETVRYHLLAALVVVGCVDPGRLTDARGALVARLDDESPYVRGRAAGALGLLARADDAEETEDGAQGIEDDAGGGADAVAGVADDLRAAARVEEADGDATRFVADRVRFALASAAGVDAGLVPESDADPGQEPEGVFGDDAPEDDTCGDDAAVGTVEGVRATSEAAVTAIRRPNETRCPHCGTDVPDTAPICPVCGSPR is encoded by the coding sequence ATGACGGATATCACGACGCTGCTCGACCGAGACGACACGGACGCCGTACGCGCCCGCCTCGCCGACCGACGCGAGGGCGACGCCCGCGAGCGCAAGGACCTCCTCCGGGCGCTCCGTTCGGCCGCCGAGGACGACGCCGCGGCGGTCGGCCGCGTCGCCGACGCGGTCGTCCCGTACCTGACCGACCCCGACCGCGCTGTCCGGCTCTCGACGGCGAAGGTGTTCGTCGCCGTCGCCGAGCGTTCCCCCGAGCGCGTGGTCCGGGTCCGCGACGCGTTGGCCGAGCGACTGGCCGACGAGGACGAGTTCTACTACGTTCGGGCCCGCGCGGCGGAGGCGCTCGGCTACGCCGCCGTCGCCGACCCGGCGGCGGTCGCGTCGCCGGAGCTGCTCGCCGACCTCCGGATCGGGCTCGCGTTCGACGAGCGGGAGGTGCGCGAGAAGCTGGCGAAGGCGCTGGAGCACGTCGCGCTCGCGGACCCCGACCGGCTCCGCCACCGCGTCGCCGACCTCGCAGAGCACCTCGACGACGACGCGGAAACGGTCCGCTATCACCTGCTCGCCGCGCTCGTCGTCGTCGGCTGCGTCGATCCCGGGCGGCTGACGGACGCGCGTGGAGCGCTGGTCGCGCGGCTTGACGACGAGAGCCCGTACGTCCGTGGACGCGCCGCCGGGGCGCTCGGGCTCCTCGCCCGCGCGGACGACGCCGAGGAAACCGAGGACGGCGCGCAGGGTATCGAGGACGACGCCGGGGGTGGCGCCGATGCCGTCGCCGGCGTCGCCGACGACCTCCGGGCGGCCGCTCGCGTCGAGGAAGCCGACGGCGACGCCACGAGGTTCGTGGCCGACCGCGTACGGTTCGCGCTGGCGTCGGCCGCCGGCGTGGACGCGGGACTCGTCCCGGAGTCCGACGCCGACCCCGGTCAGGAACCGGAAGGCGTGTTCGGGGACGACGCCCCCGAGGACGACACGTGCGGGGACGACGCGGCCGTCGGGACGGTCGAGGGCGTCCGCGCGACGAGCGAGGCCGCCGTGACGGCGATCCGACGGCCGAACGAGACCCGTTGTCCCCACTGCGGAACCGACGTTCCCGACACCGCCCCGATCTGCCCGGTGTGCGGATCCCCTCGCTGA
- a CDS encoding SRPBCC family protein, giving the protein MDELVVSTDVYVAPEEAYEFLLEFPRYERYTEYLDRVSRTHGDGGPGSRYAMRFSWWKLTYTARSEVTEVTPPTRIDWRVLKDIDARGAWLIEPFDELPADAPADATEGCRVTLSIRFDADSADSSSVSLPPLVSFGWVLDKVKGLVAEEAERVVRRAVADLEGREREVSLTVRTDSEAL; this is encoded by the coding sequence ATGGACGAGCTCGTCGTCTCGACGGACGTGTACGTCGCCCCCGAGGAGGCGTACGAGTTCCTCCTCGAGTTCCCGCGCTACGAGCGCTACACGGAGTACCTCGACCGCGTCTCGCGAACCCACGGCGACGGCGGTCCGGGGTCGCGCTACGCGATGCGGTTCTCCTGGTGGAAGCTCACCTACACCGCGCGCTCGGAGGTGACGGAGGTGACGCCGCCGACGCGGATCGACTGGCGCGTCCTCAAGGACATCGACGCCCGGGGCGCGTGGCTGATCGAGCCGTTCGACGAGCTGCCGGCGGACGCACCCGCCGACGCGACCGAGGGCTGTCGGGTGACGCTCTCGATCCGGTTCGACGCCGACAGCGCCGACTCCTCGTCGGTGTCGCTCCCGCCGCTGGTCTCCTTCGGGTGGGTGCTCGACAAGGTGAAAGGGCTCGTCGCCGAGGAGGCCGAACGCGTCGTCCGTCGGGCCGTCGCGGACCTGGAGGGACGCGAGCGGGAGGTCAGCCTCACGGTTCGGACTGACTCCGAGGCGCTGTGA
- the trkA gene encoding Trk system potassium transporter TrkA, whose protein sequence is MRVLIIGAGQVGESIAADLADGHDVVVVERDAERCDELTYSLDVLTVNGDGTAVSTLEEAGIADADMVVASTDDDETNIVACSTAKAVSDAFTIARIKHTEYLRTWERSRQAFGIDFMVCTNLLTAESIVRVIGLPAARDVDPFADGKVQMAEFVVSEGSPLVGQTVSEADRFDSLTFASIMREDEVVIPRGETLIEAGDRAVVIGSPDSVRGFAADVAPEEHVGTGEEVVILGGSEIGYHTARLLGERGFSPRLIEQNEDRARKLAEELPETVVMQSDATDVGFLERERVGDADVLVAALDSDEKNLLSCLLASRLGVERTVAVVDRTVYVDLFETVGIDVGVSPRAVVAEEISRFTREGSAENVALIEDDRAEVLEVEVTEESLLANRPISESIHDFPDCLVIGAITRAGELVTPRGDTVIEPGDHVVVFFEESVVDEVSSKI, encoded by the coding sequence GTGCGGGTGCTGATCATCGGCGCGGGGCAGGTCGGCGAGAGCATCGCGGCGGACCTCGCGGACGGCCACGACGTGGTGGTCGTCGAACGGGACGCCGAGCGCTGCGACGAACTGACGTACTCGCTGGACGTGCTGACGGTCAACGGCGACGGCACGGCCGTCTCGACGCTGGAGGAGGCGGGGATCGCGGACGCCGACATGGTGGTCGCCTCGACCGACGACGACGAGACGAACATCGTCGCCTGTTCCACGGCGAAGGCGGTCAGCGACGCGTTCACGATCGCCCGGATCAAACACACGGAGTACCTCCGGACGTGGGAACGCTCCCGGCAGGCGTTCGGTATCGACTTCATGGTGTGTACGAACCTCCTCACCGCCGAGTCCATCGTCCGCGTCATCGGCCTGCCGGCCGCCCGGGACGTGGATCCCTTCGCCGACGGCAAGGTGCAGATGGCGGAGTTCGTGGTGAGCGAGGGGAGCCCGCTCGTCGGCCAGACCGTCAGCGAGGCCGACCGGTTCGACTCGCTGACGTTCGCGTCGATCATGCGCGAGGACGAGGTCGTGATCCCGCGCGGCGAGACGCTGATCGAGGCGGGCGACCGCGCCGTCGTCATCGGCTCGCCCGACAGCGTCCGCGGGTTCGCCGCCGACGTGGCGCCCGAGGAGCACGTCGGGACCGGCGAGGAGGTGGTCATCCTCGGCGGGTCGGAGATCGGCTACCACACCGCCCGGCTGCTCGGCGAGCGCGGGTTCTCCCCGCGGCTGATCGAGCAGAACGAGGACCGCGCCCGGAAGCTGGCGGAGGAGCTCCCGGAGACGGTCGTCATGCAGTCGGACGCGACCGACGTTGGCTTCCTCGAGCGCGAGCGCGTCGGCGACGCCGACGTGCTCGTGGCGGCGCTGGACTCCGACGAGAAGAACCTCCTGTCGTGTCTGTTGGCGAGCCGGCTCGGCGTCGAGCGGACGGTCGCGGTCGTCGACCGAACCGTCTACGTCGATCTGTTCGAGACGGTCGGCATCGACGTGGGCGTCAGCCCGCGTGCGGTCGTCGCCGAGGAGATCTCCCGGTTCACCCGTGAGGGGAGCGCCGAGAACGTCGCGCTCATCGAGGACGACCGCGCGGAGGTGCTGGAGGTCGAGGTGACCGAGGAGTCGCTGCTCGCGAACCGGCCGATCAGCGAGTCGATCCACGACTTCCCCGACTGTCTGGTGATCGGCGCGATCACCCGCGCCGGGGAGCTTGTCACCCCGCGGGGCGACACCGTGATCGAGCCCGGCGACCACGTCGTCGTCTTCTTCGAGGAGAGCGTCGTCGACGAGGTCTCGAGCAAGATCTGA
- a CDS encoding iron transporter — MDRRTFLRSAAAGGAAAGIGGVSGCLGFELATGSASRAPPIVEDRPDGVYLPSHVEGMEMGGMGKDGDYQVGVFYSYAHRFWNVNGTEVERTDIESDDDVHLMASVWDPETGQVLPETGLSIEVTKDGSLVTQEVIYPMLSQPMGFHYGGNFPLDGDGTYTVNVSVGAVRTRRTGAYAGRFESPADIPVEVEYSQEARDEIMFRTLENAGERDAVDPMRMEMVPDATAPATDDLPGEVVGEANSNDAVLVATVLEEPPEGIDAEGPYLAVSARTPYNRMLIPAMGLEATHARGGETVFSGELTRTLDPDLSYHYGAALDGASVESGDELTLTPTVWPQVARHEGYETAFGALQDGMPERTITVE; from the coding sequence ATGGACAGACGTACGTTCCTCAGGAGCGCGGCAGCGGGCGGCGCGGCCGCCGGTATCGGCGGCGTCTCGGGGTGTCTCGGCTTCGAACTCGCCACCGGGAGCGCCTCGCGGGCGCCGCCGATCGTCGAGGACCGTCCGGACGGCGTGTACCTGCCCAGCCACGTCGAGGGGATGGAGATGGGCGGAATGGGGAAGGACGGGGACTACCAGGTCGGCGTGTTCTACTCGTACGCCCACCGGTTCTGGAACGTCAACGGCACGGAGGTCGAGCGCACCGACATCGAGTCCGACGACGACGTGCACCTGATGGCGAGCGTCTGGGACCCCGAGACCGGGCAGGTGCTCCCCGAGACTGGGCTCTCGATCGAGGTGACGAAGGACGGCTCGCTCGTCACGCAGGAGGTCATCTACCCGATGCTCTCCCAGCCGATGGGCTTTCACTACGGCGGCAACTTCCCGCTCGACGGCGACGGCACCTACACCGTGAACGTCTCCGTCGGCGCCGTTCGCACCCGCCGGACGGGGGCGTACGCCGGCCGCTTCGAGTCGCCGGCGGACATCCCCGTCGAGGTGGAGTACAGCCAGGAAGCGCGCGACGAGATCATGTTCCGGACGCTCGAGAACGCGGGCGAGCGCGACGCCGTCGACCCGATGCGGATGGAGATGGTGCCCGACGCGACCGCGCCGGCGACCGACGACCTCCCCGGGGAGGTCGTCGGCGAGGCGAACAGCAACGACGCGGTCCTCGTCGCCACGGTGCTGGAGGAGCCGCCCGAGGGGATCGACGCGGAAGGCCCGTACCTCGCGGTGTCGGCGCGGACCCCGTACAACCGGATGCTGATCCCCGCGATGGGGCTGGAGGCGACTCACGCGCGGGGCGGCGAGACGGTGTTCTCCGGAGAGCTCACCCGCACGCTCGATCCGGACCTCTCCTACCACTACGGCGCCGCCCTCGACGGCGCGAGCGTCGAGTCCGGCGACGAACTGACCCTGACGCCGACGGTCTGGCCGCAGGTCGCCCGCCACGAGGGGTACGAGACGGCCTTCGGCGCCCTCCAGGACGGAATGCCCGAGCGGACGATCACCGTCGAGTAG
- a CDS encoding DUF7405 family protein: MTDADADASDAPSLDGLSRREALKAAVAVGGAAGLAACVDRLDGAEPIPAGDGADAHPERQYAWNDYVRTDDAGNWQLPRHQTLLYLSLPDEGTPGAEEREAVRGALDALDEAYAWSHEGLLHSAAYSPSYLDRFEAELAVPDDVSLPEPTPLADFETPEFDTQDVLVHLASDRPDGLLAAEEALLGEREEANGVTFPSALTDALDLDDRRTGFFDPGMPHEKADELSGVPDPNPVPEDAPLFMGFAAGFRGNQATEDSVAIGEGPFAEGTTKSVGNWRQRLDDWYGEQDFEQQVMEMFSPGHAAENLVEGVGTNLGDDSGIDRFLDSVVEDAKEYGRVGHAQKAARDNRDDDGNPILLRRHFESADDDIASLHFPSLQRSIDQFETVRRSMNGVDATEATPAVRQRVNNGILEYIFLRHRGYFLVPPRSLRALPTPAGDEG, translated from the coding sequence ATGACCGACGCGGACGCCGACGCATCCGATGCACCGTCGCTCGACGGGCTCTCCCGCCGAGAGGCGCTGAAGGCGGCCGTCGCCGTCGGCGGCGCCGCCGGGCTGGCAGCTTGCGTCGACCGACTCGACGGCGCCGAGCCGATCCCCGCCGGCGACGGCGCCGACGCCCACCCGGAGCGGCAGTACGCCTGGAACGATTACGTGCGAACCGACGACGCCGGCAACTGGCAGCTCCCCCGTCACCAAACGCTGTTGTACCTCTCGCTGCCGGATGAGGGTACCCCCGGAGCGGAGGAGCGGGAGGCCGTCCGCGGCGCGCTCGACGCGCTCGACGAGGCGTACGCCTGGAGCCACGAGGGGCTGCTCCACTCGGCGGCGTACTCGCCGTCGTACCTCGACCGCTTCGAGGCGGAGCTGGCGGTGCCCGACGACGTGTCGCTCCCGGAGCCGACGCCGCTGGCGGACTTCGAGACCCCGGAGTTCGACACCCAGGACGTGCTCGTCCACCTCGCGTCGGACCGCCCGGACGGGTTGTTGGCCGCCGAGGAGGCGCTCCTCGGCGAGCGCGAGGAGGCGAACGGCGTGACGTTCCCGTCGGCGCTGACGGACGCGCTCGACCTGGACGACCGCCGGACCGGCTTCTTCGACCCGGGGATGCCCCACGAGAAGGCCGACGAACTCTCCGGCGTTCCCGACCCGAACCCCGTCCCGGAGGACGCACCGCTGTTCATGGGGTTCGCCGCGGGGTTCCGGGGCAACCAGGCGACGGAGGACTCCGTCGCGATCGGCGAGGGGCCGTTCGCCGAGGGGACGACCAAGTCGGTCGGCAACTGGCGCCAGCGGCTCGACGACTGGTACGGCGAGCAGGACTTCGAGCAACAGGTGATGGAGATGTTCTCGCCGGGCCACGCCGCCGAGAACCTCGTCGAGGGCGTCGGAACGAACCTCGGCGACGACTCGGGGATCGATCGCTTCCTCGACTCGGTGGTCGAGGACGCCAAGGAGTACGGCCGCGTCGGCCATGCGCAGAAGGCCGCCCGCGACAACCGCGACGACGACGGGAACCCGATCCTGCTTCGCCGGCACTTCGAGTCGGCCGACGACGACATCGCGAGCCTGCATTTCCCGTCGCTCCAGCGTTCCATCGACCAGTTCGAGACCGTCAGGCGGTCGATGAACGGCGTCGACGCGACGGAGGCGACCCCGGCGGTCCGCCAGCGCGTCAACAACGGCATCCTCGAGTACATCTTCCTGCGCCACCGCGGCTACTTCCTCGTCCCGCCGCGGTCGCTGCGCGCGCTGCCGACCCCCGCCGGCGACGAGGGATGA